Proteins encoded by one window of Elaeis guineensis isolate ETL-2024a chromosome 12, EG11, whole genome shotgun sequence:
- the LOC105032547 gene encoding uncharacterized protein isoform X2 gives MEMAARLFCELPLRPPSPPPPPIRVAPLLRKRSSATCLLPRTSSRLGACHAASRDHPFPLCYCEEEERQELSWESYDRWIQAHCSRGRLDRSLDLLARMEASGMRPSAASYARLVRALGSVGRTLEADAVFREMKWAGLRPGLRDYNALLRAFLRKGQLRLADCLLVEMGEEGVGRNRETYLLLLDSYVRAGRLEDTWWVLGEMKRMGFPLDSRAYSQVLRLYRDNGMWKKAMGLVVEMRELGVAPDGRIYNEIIETFGKHGQLDEAVKMFETMQGEGLKPDIVAWNALIRWHCQAGHLKQALEFFTKMQEEGLYPDPKIFTTIITRLGEHGRWDEIRNIFESMKCRGFRNSGIIYAVLVDIYGQYGMFQDAEECVAALKAKKLQLSASVFCVLANAYAQLGLWEQTIKVLRMMEEEGIEPNLIMLNLLINAFGIAGRHLEALAVFEHIKESVPVIYKEMECAGCTPDRKAREILQNAIIIHEQRGGGPSLRDG, from the exons ATGGAAATGGCGGCGCGGCTATTCTGTGAGCTCCCCCTCAGACcaccatctcctcctcctcctcctatcAGAGTTGCTCCCTTGCTCCGCAAAAGGTCGTCCGCCACATGCCTTCTTCCTCGTACATCTTCGCGGTTAGGCGCTTGTCATGCGGCCTCGAGAGACCACCCTTTTCCCCTCTGCTACTGCGAGGAAGAGGAGAGGCAggagctctcgtgggagtcctaCGACCGTTGGATCCAGGCCCATTGCTCGAGGGGCCGCCTTGACCGTTCCCTGGACCTGTTGGCTCGGATGGAGGCTTCCGGGATGCGCCCCAGCGCCGCATCCTACGCCCGTCTCGTCCGCGCCCTCGGGAGCGTCGGCCGGACTCTGGAGGCCGACGCCGTCTTCCGGGAGATGAAGTGGGCGGGTCTCCGGCCGGGCCTCAGGGACTACAACGCGCTGCTGCGGGCGTTCCTGAGGAAGGGGCAGCTGCGGCTCGCCGACTGCTTGCTGGTGGAGATGGGCGAGGAGGGCGTCGGCCGGAACAGGGAGACCTACCTGCTCCTCCTCGACTCCTACGTCCGCGCCGGGCGCCTCGAGGACACCTGGTGGGTGCTGGGAGAGATGAAGCGGATGGGGTTCCCCCTCGACTCCCGCGCTTACAGCCAGGTCCTCAGGCTCTACAGGGACAACGGGATGTGGAAGAAAGCGATGGGCCTCGTGGTGGAGATGCGGGAGCTCGGTGTCGCGCCCGACGGCAGGATCTACAACGAGATCATCGAGACGTTCGGGAAGCACGGTCAGCTAGATGAGGCGGTGAAGATGTTCGAGACGATGCAGGGCGAGGGTCTGAAGCCAGATATCGTCGCCTGGAACGCTCTCATCCGGTGGCATTGCCAGGCCGGCCATCTCAAGCAGGCTCTCGAGTTCTTCACCAAGATGCAGGAAGAGGGGTTATACCCTGACCCCAAGATCTTCACCACCATCATCACCCGCCTGGGGGAGCACGGAAGGTGGGATGAGATCAGGAACATCTTCGAGAGCATGAAATGCAGGGGTTTCCGGAACAGTGGGATCATATACGCAGTCTTGGTGGATATATATGGTCAGTACGGCATGTTTCAGGATGCTGAGGAGTGTGTGGCTGCTCTTAAAGCAAAAAAGCTGCAGCTTTCAGCGAGTGTCTTCTGTGTACTGGCAAATGCGTATGCTCAACTG GGGTTGTGGGAACAAACCATAAAAGTACTAAGAATGAtggaagaagaagggattgaacCAAATCTTATTATGCTGAACTTGTTGATCAATGCATTTGGTATTGCTGGAAGGCATTTGGAGGCACTGGCAGTTTTTGAACATATCAAGGAGAGT GTCCCAGTAATTTATAAGGAAATGGAATGTGCTGGGTGCACACCAGACAGAAAAGCTAGGGAGATACTGCAAAATGCTATAATTATACATGAACAGAGAGGTG GTGGTCCTTCGCTCAGGGATGGTTAG
- the LOC105032547 gene encoding uncharacterized protein isoform X1: MEMAARLFCELPLRPPSPPPPPIRVAPLLRKRSSATCLLPRTSSRLGACHAASRDHPFPLCYCEEEERQELSWESYDRWIQAHCSRGRLDRSLDLLARMEASGMRPSAASYARLVRALGSVGRTLEADAVFREMKWAGLRPGLRDYNALLRAFLRKGQLRLADCLLVEMGEEGVGRNRETYLLLLDSYVRAGRLEDTWWVLGEMKRMGFPLDSRAYSQVLRLYRDNGMWKKAMGLVVEMRELGVAPDGRIYNEIIETFGKHGQLDEAVKMFETMQGEGLKPDIVAWNALIRWHCQAGHLKQALEFFTKMQEEGLYPDPKIFTTIITRLGEHGRWDEIRNIFESMKCRGFRNSGIIYAVLVDIYGQYGMFQDAEECVAALKAKKLQLSASVFCVLANAYAQLGLWEQTIKVLRMMEEEGIEPNLIMLNLLINAFGIAGRHLEALAVFEHIKESGISPDVVTYSTLMKAFMRAKKYDQVPVIYKEMECAGCTPDRKAREILQNAIIIHEQRGGGPSLRDG; this comes from the exons ATGGAAATGGCGGCGCGGCTATTCTGTGAGCTCCCCCTCAGACcaccatctcctcctcctcctcctatcAGAGTTGCTCCCTTGCTCCGCAAAAGGTCGTCCGCCACATGCCTTCTTCCTCGTACATCTTCGCGGTTAGGCGCTTGTCATGCGGCCTCGAGAGACCACCCTTTTCCCCTCTGCTACTGCGAGGAAGAGGAGAGGCAggagctctcgtgggagtcctaCGACCGTTGGATCCAGGCCCATTGCTCGAGGGGCCGCCTTGACCGTTCCCTGGACCTGTTGGCTCGGATGGAGGCTTCCGGGATGCGCCCCAGCGCCGCATCCTACGCCCGTCTCGTCCGCGCCCTCGGGAGCGTCGGCCGGACTCTGGAGGCCGACGCCGTCTTCCGGGAGATGAAGTGGGCGGGTCTCCGGCCGGGCCTCAGGGACTACAACGCGCTGCTGCGGGCGTTCCTGAGGAAGGGGCAGCTGCGGCTCGCCGACTGCTTGCTGGTGGAGATGGGCGAGGAGGGCGTCGGCCGGAACAGGGAGACCTACCTGCTCCTCCTCGACTCCTACGTCCGCGCCGGGCGCCTCGAGGACACCTGGTGGGTGCTGGGAGAGATGAAGCGGATGGGGTTCCCCCTCGACTCCCGCGCTTACAGCCAGGTCCTCAGGCTCTACAGGGACAACGGGATGTGGAAGAAAGCGATGGGCCTCGTGGTGGAGATGCGGGAGCTCGGTGTCGCGCCCGACGGCAGGATCTACAACGAGATCATCGAGACGTTCGGGAAGCACGGTCAGCTAGATGAGGCGGTGAAGATGTTCGAGACGATGCAGGGCGAGGGTCTGAAGCCAGATATCGTCGCCTGGAACGCTCTCATCCGGTGGCATTGCCAGGCCGGCCATCTCAAGCAGGCTCTCGAGTTCTTCACCAAGATGCAGGAAGAGGGGTTATACCCTGACCCCAAGATCTTCACCACCATCATCACCCGCCTGGGGGAGCACGGAAGGTGGGATGAGATCAGGAACATCTTCGAGAGCATGAAATGCAGGGGTTTCCGGAACAGTGGGATCATATACGCAGTCTTGGTGGATATATATGGTCAGTACGGCATGTTTCAGGATGCTGAGGAGTGTGTGGCTGCTCTTAAAGCAAAAAAGCTGCAGCTTTCAGCGAGTGTCTTCTGTGTACTGGCAAATGCGTATGCTCAACTG GGGTTGTGGGAACAAACCATAAAAGTACTAAGAATGAtggaagaagaagggattgaacCAAATCTTATTATGCTGAACTTGTTGATCAATGCATTTGGTATTGCTGGAAGGCATTTGGAGGCACTGGCAGTTTTTGAACATATCAAGGAGAGT GGCATTAGTCCAGATGTGGTTACTTATAGTACTCTGATGAAGGCATTCATGAGAGCAAAAAAATATGATCAG GTCCCAGTAATTTATAAGGAAATGGAATGTGCTGGGTGCACACCAGACAGAAAAGCTAGGGAGATACTGCAAAATGCTATAATTATACATGAACAGAGAGGTG GTGGTCCTTCGCTCAGGGATGGTTAG
- the LOC105032547 gene encoding uncharacterized protein isoform X3 translates to MEMAARLFCELPLRPPSPPPPPIRVAPLLRKRSSATCLLPRTSSRLGACHAASRDHPFPLCYCEEEERQELSWESYDRWIQAHCSRGRLDRSLDLLARMEASGMRPSAASYARLVRALGSVGRTLEADAVFREMKWAGLRPGLRDYNALLRAFLRKGQLRLADCLLVEMGEEGVGRNRETYLLLLDSYVRAGRLEDTWWVLGEMKRMGFPLDSRAYSQVLRLYRDNGMWKKAMGLVVEMRELGVAPDGRIYNEIIETFGKHGQLDEAVKMFETMQGEGLKPDIVAWNALIRWHCQAGHLKQALEFFTKMQEEGLYPDPKIFTTIITRLGEHGRWDEIRNIFESMKCRGFRNSGIIYAVLVDIYGQYGMFQDAEECVAALKAKKLQLSASVFCVLANAYAQLGLWEQTIKVLRMMEEEGIEPNLIMLNLLINAFGIAGRHLEALAVFEHIKESILLFL, encoded by the exons ATGGAAATGGCGGCGCGGCTATTCTGTGAGCTCCCCCTCAGACcaccatctcctcctcctcctcctatcAGAGTTGCTCCCTTGCTCCGCAAAAGGTCGTCCGCCACATGCCTTCTTCCTCGTACATCTTCGCGGTTAGGCGCTTGTCATGCGGCCTCGAGAGACCACCCTTTTCCCCTCTGCTACTGCGAGGAAGAGGAGAGGCAggagctctcgtgggagtcctaCGACCGTTGGATCCAGGCCCATTGCTCGAGGGGCCGCCTTGACCGTTCCCTGGACCTGTTGGCTCGGATGGAGGCTTCCGGGATGCGCCCCAGCGCCGCATCCTACGCCCGTCTCGTCCGCGCCCTCGGGAGCGTCGGCCGGACTCTGGAGGCCGACGCCGTCTTCCGGGAGATGAAGTGGGCGGGTCTCCGGCCGGGCCTCAGGGACTACAACGCGCTGCTGCGGGCGTTCCTGAGGAAGGGGCAGCTGCGGCTCGCCGACTGCTTGCTGGTGGAGATGGGCGAGGAGGGCGTCGGCCGGAACAGGGAGACCTACCTGCTCCTCCTCGACTCCTACGTCCGCGCCGGGCGCCTCGAGGACACCTGGTGGGTGCTGGGAGAGATGAAGCGGATGGGGTTCCCCCTCGACTCCCGCGCTTACAGCCAGGTCCTCAGGCTCTACAGGGACAACGGGATGTGGAAGAAAGCGATGGGCCTCGTGGTGGAGATGCGGGAGCTCGGTGTCGCGCCCGACGGCAGGATCTACAACGAGATCATCGAGACGTTCGGGAAGCACGGTCAGCTAGATGAGGCGGTGAAGATGTTCGAGACGATGCAGGGCGAGGGTCTGAAGCCAGATATCGTCGCCTGGAACGCTCTCATCCGGTGGCATTGCCAGGCCGGCCATCTCAAGCAGGCTCTCGAGTTCTTCACCAAGATGCAGGAAGAGGGGTTATACCCTGACCCCAAGATCTTCACCACCATCATCACCCGCCTGGGGGAGCACGGAAGGTGGGATGAGATCAGGAACATCTTCGAGAGCATGAAATGCAGGGGTTTCCGGAACAGTGGGATCATATACGCAGTCTTGGTGGATATATATGGTCAGTACGGCATGTTTCAGGATGCTGAGGAGTGTGTGGCTGCTCTTAAAGCAAAAAAGCTGCAGCTTTCAGCGAGTGTCTTCTGTGTACTGGCAAATGCGTATGCTCAACTG GGGTTGTGGGAACAAACCATAAAAGTACTAAGAATGAtggaagaagaagggattgaacCAAATCTTATTATGCTGAACTTGTTGATCAATGCATTTGGTATTGCTGGAAGGCATTTGGAGGCACTGGCAGTTTTTGAACATATCAAGGAGAGT ATACTACTGTTTCTGTAG